The window TGAGGTGGTTAGGGATCGCATTTGTGTCAAGAGCTCGTGACGCTGGTGAAGAGAATCTTGAAGACATGAGTGAGATGTGTTGCTCTGTGCCGCTGCCACATGGACGTTGTTTGTGTTCAGTCATGGCAATTGTCAAGACGATTGCCAGCCTTGGGAGGAAAAGACGTTGAACTTCCACTTACAGAAAGTCAGTCAGTCCCCTGAACGCGCGGGAGAGCGGCCCCACGTAGCCCCCACGACACCTGAGAGCCACACGACCGGGTTAGTCGGGCCAATCAGGGCCCAGGAGGCTTATCTTTACACCAAGCTTTTAGCACGTCTCAGCGAATCGAGTTATCGTGGAGCTCCCTTTCTCGGTCCACTCCAATGTCACCCTCACTCGAACGTCACTTGCTTTGCAGGGGAGCAAGGGTTGTCTCTCACAGCCACCACTCTCCCTCCAACCTCGAGCCAGAAGGCATCAACGCTCGTTCTCGTCATATGCGACACTTGCTTTTTCTGCTTCACAATGGGTCCAAACGCCCCCGAACTCGCAACCAACGCCGAGCTGGTGGGATCCGGAACAGAGGAACTTGGGAAGTGTTCTCCTCGGAGGCAATGATCAGAGAACAACAacctgaagaaggagggtgaCATATTGGTCTCTATCTTCGCCCCCTTTAAATTTCCAGAGCAGCATCGCAGACTTGGCTCTGTCCGGAGGCTCCTGGTCAAGACATGTCTTGTGCGACCCATCTTCAGCGTCCGCAAAAAAGCACTTACTTGCCTTACTCAGAGCCCAGGTATGGAGCTTCACGGCCCCCAAGAGAGATTGTGCTCATGCTCCCGTTGCTCTCCGAGGTCCGCGGGAACCCAAGCCTTATGATCATAAACATGCTCGACCCCCCAAGGACGCCGGCGATGCTTCTCGCCTGACTCCCGTTCGTTTTCCATCCCACTCCCTTCTCTTCCCGTGCAGTAGCTCACCCGTGTGCTTGTCTCCCCTGATAAGCCAAGACACCCCGTCGGTGTCAAAGCTGATTGGTCCCCCGCGAATTGCTTCTTTCCAGAAAAAGTACCAGGCCTTCTGCAAACCATTGCTAGCCTGCTGCCGCTCATCACTTTCTTCTGGGAAGATCAAGTTTTTCGCCTCCAGGTATACTATCTATTATTGGGTGTAGAAGACATTCTTTCCGTCCCTTCGTTCTTCTCTGTCTCTCGTTTACTCTTGTTCTATCCGACACATCCTACAATATCTGCACCTCACAGACGACCACTTATACACTTGtacaccacctcaccatAGACGACTGAAGGCAGCAAAATAACCTCCTGGACGGCCAAGTCCACACACCTTCAAAATGGCCGCTAATACCAACAACCAAGAACTCTCCAACCTACCATACATCCCACTCGAACCCTTCACAGGAACTGACCCAGCAGGAGGCGATGCCCTCGTCGAAGACCTCAATGTCTGGTACCAAGCCGGCGACATCTCCTTCATGATCATGTCCACAGCCTTCGTCTTGCTCATGATTCCCGGCGTTGGCTTCTTCTATTCCGGTCTCGCACGCCGAAAGTCGGCACTCTCCCTCATCTGGCTCTCAGTCATGGCCGCGGCCGTGTCAACCTTTCAGTGGTTCTTTTGGGGCTACTCTCTCACCTTTTCACATTCCGCTGGCCCCTTCATTGGGGACCTCTCCAACTTTGGCTTCCGAAACGTCCTCGCCCATCCCTCCGTTGCCTCGAGCCGCATCCCCGATTTGCTTTTTGCTGTTTACCAAGGCATGTTCTCGGCTATTACCATCGCCCTGGCCACCGGAGCCGTAGCAGAGCGCGGGAGGATGCTTCCATGTGTTATCTTCATGTTTTTATGGCTCACTGTTGTGTATGATGCCGTTGCTTGCTGGACTTGGAATCCATCGGGCTGGTCCAACAAGATGGGTGGGTTGGACTTTGCAGGTGGGACACCGGTTCATATTGCCTCTGGAGCGGCCGCGTTGGCGTATAGTATGATGCTTGGAAAGAGAAGGGGTCATGGCACCCACGAGTTGAACTACCGGCCGCACAATGTGACGCATATTGTCATCGGAACAGTTTTCctgtgggttgggtggtttggtttCAATGCTGGGTCTGCGCTGGCCGCGAACATGAGGGCCATTATGGCGGCCGTGGTGACCAACTTGAGCGCTTGTGTGGGTGGGATTACGTGGTGTGTGTTGGATTACaggctggagaggaagtgGTCGACGGTTGGATTTTGCTCGGGGgttgtggctgggttggtggctATTACGCCTGGTTCTGGTAGGTCCCCTTTACCCACCTCACCTTTTTCTGAAGCTGTGGctaacaacatcaacaggTTACGTCCCAGTCTGGGCCGCCGTACCATGCGGCATCATGGGCGCCTCTTTTGCCAACTACGCCACCAAGCTCAAGTTCCTTCTCCGCATTGACGACGCTCTCGATATCTTTGCTGTTCACGGCATCGGTGGTCTCGTCGGCAACATTTGCACCGCTTTCTTCGctaccaacaccatcacccgcCTCGACGGTGTCTCCTCTATCAAGGGTGGCTGGCTCGATCACAATTGGATCCAGCTCCCTATTCAGCTTGCCGACTCTTTTGCCGGCGGTGCCTATTCTTTCGTTTTGACCTGTGCTATCCTCTTCATTCTTAACCTCATCCCTGGACTCCATCTCCGCGCAAGTGAAGAGAGCGAGATCCTCGGTATTGATGACGCCGAAATCGGCGAGTTTGCCTACGACTATGTTGAGCTGACCAGAGAAGTCCTCAATGACGTCGAGGGTGACAACATGAGCTCTTACAGCGCTGAGCAGCCTATtcaccaagggcaagggcgaTATGGTGTTGCTATCTCGAGCGGGATGCCGAGGGAGAAGATTGTGAACATGAGCATGCCGTTGACGAACCACAGGATGTATGGACAAGGGTCGGCTGATCATGCTCAATAGTTGTGGGTTGACGGTTGAGGGCTTTTTGGATATCAATCcttgagggggagaggagcaCTTGTTTTGTTGTGCGATCTAGACCGGTTTCTTTCTTGTGTCTTCTATATCTTCTATgttacacacacacacacacacatatacatatatatatatatatgtatacCTTGGTAGGGAAGCAGGAGTTTGGGCATCTCACTGGTTGAAATTTTGGGAAAACAAAGCGATGGATGTTTTTTATGTATGGGGAGATGGATCATGATGGATTGATGGAACTCATGTGTATTGTTCAGCAGAGTTGAGGATCAAAGGCAATAAAGAACATAACATAATTATCTTCATCTTGATATTGCATTTCGGGATCTATTCCGTCTCTAGGTACCTTTCTTCCTTGAGCCCCTGTGTCAAAATGAGGGCCCCCCAACCACCCGGAAGCATGCCACCTCCCTTCTGTTGCCAGGAACGCGAGGAAGCTCTTTCCGCCTCATCGCGCAAGCAGCTCTCACCTGCTAGCTGAGAACACCCGGGGTCCCTTGTGGCAGAAGCCAACCCCAAGTGAGATCTTGCCAGTTGACAATCAACGATAAACGAGGAAAAATACGAATGAAAACGGAAGGTGAATGTACCTAGTTGTCAGAGTCGAAACGATGAAAATAAAAGGCAagtgggtgatggatgatTAGGGGTTTATATAGGTACGCAGAAGCAGACAGCCGAAGAAAGTCTTTGTCCCACCCAAGTGTGGACgtcagcaaaaaaaaaaatgactGCTGTCTCCGGCGgctctctccccccccttcctctccacttCCCTGATCAAAACTGGCCGGTCATATATGTAGCACAGTTTCAACCCATTGCTGTGAGCTGTCTTGCCAgtcatcatccaccatcaaACCGGTCACCAGTCTCAATCTCAATCCCCAATCCAATCCAACATAAACACAATCTCACACACAACTCCATAAATAATACAACCAAATTCAATTCttatcctccaccccccccctttttagctaacccccttttctccccacacatccacccccctacAAAAAGTACACATACAACATAACACCAACTGAATTTGTACATaatcccctctcccctctcccccttctcattTTGCCCAAACCCAttccacccatccacccaacaacaactaaACCAAATGGTAATACAGTATACACTATGTTATTtaacccccttcttccctcctATAATAACCAAATCCAATCCACTCTACCCCAATAAAAATGGCACCGAGAATcgaacaacaaccctccccaaaagGAGCAAGTATACAAGAACAAtaaaccccaaaaccccctcgcAAAACAAACCCAGGGTATGTCCATCAAGAATGccagaagcagaaaaaagaaaaaaaaacttggCTTCAATAATAATCCAAAAGACAACCTCCTGTCCCCTTACCTATGCTTTCAAAGCAGAAAAGGGACATGCTCCAAAAAAGCGTGGTGTTGCGCCGTTTTCCAATTGCAAAAATCCCTGCAATGGCAAATGCATTCATCCAAACATGGcttccaaaaaaacaacaacaaaaaaaccaTAACACGATCCAAcatgttgtgtgtgtgtgtcctCGTTCAAACCATTAGGGCGTGGTCAGGGGGCTCACCTCACCTCGGTAGACAACCCCCTAAACCTCTCCTCAAaaaccctcatcctctcctcctcaatcaccctctgcagcctcctcgtctccctcactgcctcctccctctgctcctgCAGGTTCATCACCTCAATCTGCGCAATGttcatcctccccacaacCTCTTGCATCTCGGCATCCGCCGCAGCAAGGGcaccctccagctcggccaCGCGCCCCTTGAGCACCTCAACCTGCTGCGTCATGGTGCCGTCGCTGCCATCCAGCGAGTTGGCAGACCGCCTGATGTCTGGCCGGGCGGTGCCATAAGGCGAGAGAAGAGGCGTCGACATGCGGGGTgacttgaggttgttgggcgAGGACACGCTGCGGAGGCTAAACATGGGCGACAGCGGCGACTTGGAGGGAAAGTGTCGTGGGCTGCGGAGAATGCCAGCATTGTCGCGAATGCgctggagctggtggctGTGGGCGTCCTTGAGCATGGCCAGCTCTTCCTCGTGGCGGGCCACCCGCTCTTCAGCGCCCGTCTGGGCGTGGACGACCTGCTCCTCGAGCGCACGAAGGCGGCTTTGCATGCCGGCAATACGCTCGGTGCTCAGTCTCTGCTCAGCCTCACCACGGGCAATGGTGGTGGCCAAACGGGAGCGCAGAGCAGCATTGACATCAAGCTGGGAGCGCACCTGCTGggcaagctcctccacccgacGGGCAGACTCTTGCAGCTGATCAGCAAGATCCTGCTCCACGGCAAACTGCTGCTTCTCCGAGGCTTGCATATTCTCGAGCCGAGTCTTGAAAGAGCTCGCCTCCGAGCGGGCATCCTCACGCTCCGACACGGCCGTCGAAAGCGACTGCTCCAGCCTCTGAATAGCAAACTGCATCCTTTCATCCGAGCCGGCCgactcctccagctgcttgaTTCTCTCCAACGCCTCGGCATACGCATCTTGCAGGTCCTTATACGCCTTTTCAAGAGAAGCCGACGTGACAGGCGCGACTCGCTCCTCGTGGCTGCCGCTGGCACGGAGCAGAGATTCCGGAACCAAAATGTCATTCTCCCTCAGCAAGATCCGAAGCGTGGCGATTTCCTCTTCGGCACGGTCGAGATCCATCTTGAGCCCACccagccccttttccacctgCCACTTTTGCTCGATAGCCTCTTCTGCCCGGCGACGCAGCACATTGATCTCCTCGCGAAGGTTCGAGACGTCTCTTTCATAGCCAGCCTTCTTGGGGGAAGCCGTGAGCAACCGGTCCCGTTCCATCTCCAGCTGGCGAATCCGTTTGGCGTTCTCGCGGTTCTGGAGCTCCTGTCTTTCAAGCAAGCTCCTGAGCGCACTGTGCAGCGCATCACGCTGAGCCTCGACGTCCTTCAACCTGTCGGCAAGGACCTCTCTTGGCTCGGTAGACGCAGGACCAGGTCGCGTGCTGTTGGACCGGGAGAGAGACATGGGGcggttcttgttcttgagaGACCCAGCAGTGACCGATGCCGACCTTGACAGGGCCATAGACATGCGAGTGCCGGTCTGCTTAAGCTCGGCATTTTGGGACCGCAGagcctcgagctcctgcTGCATTTTGGAGGTTTCCGAGTTGAGTGACCGGAGAGCCTCAATCTCCCGCCGCATCTGAGAAGCATCGGCAGTTTGCGACCTGAGAATCTCAATCTCCTGCTGCAGTCTGGAAGTGTCGGCATCCCGTGACCGAAGGGACTCAATCTCTTGCTGCATCTTGGACGTGTCGTAGGCAAGTCTGGCGTTTTcggcagcctcggcctccaacccctcgacACGCATGCGCAACTGAGGAACGATTTCATCGCGTAGGTTGTCCCGCTCGTTTGACGCCGTTTGAAGCTCGCTCTTGAGCGCCGCAAGCAGGTCCTCAAAGTTGCTCTTGgactccttctcctcggcaagccGACGAGTCAAATCCTCGCATGtagcctccagctccttgacccTGTCGCTCGCCTCAGCATTGCCCAGCTGGGCGACATCAACCTCGGATGCCTTTTGTTGCAATTCCTGTATTTGATGATCCAACAGCCGTCGCATGGTGCGCTCCTCTtggagcttggtggtgagctcCAGTCTGAGCTGGGCTCTCTCCTGTTCGGC is drawn from Podospora pseudocomata strain CBS 415.72m chromosome 1 map unlocalized CBS415.72m_1, whole genome shotgun sequence and contains these coding sequences:
- a CDS encoding uncharacterized protein (COG:S; EggNog:ENOG503NW2H), whose translation is MYTTMAAPNAHRFSFEEGGHTPTTFSHPPPQSPEPERHEHRRLSDTSSASSRVQSPRSAISPPGPSETSDQQLPKQPLPSPRGGRSLSLAQIAGPIKRKPLSLTASPLATRYSSPRLPELYEDLQRPEQRFARSISLDSPTLYEFPGQSNLLASSSLRVVERAPSLDSSRHLSSPAAQEDGAVEDVQLRNIVERNPAASQTPHAHEPSGRLSARTVSVASQESDYDQFEYTHLYSPDPEQEAEGKAATHVNTNTKTMSFISRKQPPPHLDLGSPIESVPESPVRTARDSNLNKPLPKSPASSKLGAFFGWAASPSRSSVTEFSDDRALSPASQNPVTVVTESEPYDVPLSPKSPSAYSNDDLHSPAMQYCESYLQTPADSTTSLVQIEEMEDELKAIGAELAASIRREMDLEDLVDRMQEQVNSAQVPGRRTSDYFSDSGYSSARFSEYDHAKEEVSQVQRRAEQERAQLRLELTTKLQEERTMRRLLDHQIQELQQKASEVDVAQLGNAEASDRVKELEATCEDLTRRLAEEKESKSNFEDLLAALKSELQTASNERDNLRDEIVPQLRMRVEGLEAEAAENARLAYDTSKMQQEIESLRSRDADTSRLQQEIEILRSQTADASQMRREIEALRSLNSETSKMQQELEALRSQNAELKQTGTRMSMALSRSASVTAGSLKNKNRPMSLSRSNSTRPGPASTEPREVLADRLKDVEAQRDALHSALRSLLERQELQNRENAKRIRQLEMERDRLLTASPKKAGYERDVSNLREEINVLRRRAEEAIEQKWQVEKGLGGLKMDLDRAEEEIATLRILLRENDILVPESLLRASGSHEERVAPVTSASLEKAYKDLQDAYAEALERIKQLEESAGSDERMQFAIQRLEQSLSTAVSEREDARSEASSFKTRLENMQASEKQQFAVEQDLADQLQESARRVEELAQQVRSQLDVNAALRSRLATTIARGEAEQRLSTERIAGMQSRLRALEEQVVHAQTGAEERVARHEEELAMLKDAHSHQLQRIRDNAGILRSPRHFPSKSPLSPMFSLRSVSSPNNLKSPRMSTPLLSPYGTARPDIRRSANSLDGSDGTMTQQVEVLKGRVAELEGALAAADAEMQEVVGRMNIAQIEVMNLQEQREEAVRETRRLQRVIEEERMRVFEERFRGLSTEVR
- the AMT1_1 gene encoding ammonium transporter Amt1 (EggNog:ENOG503NVB7; COG:P) codes for the protein MAANTNNQELSNLPYIPLEPFTGTDPAGGDALVEDLNVWYQAGDISFMIMSTAFVLLMIPGVGFFYSGLARRKSALSLIWLSVMAAAVSTFQWFFWGYSLTFSHSAGPFIGDLSNFGFRNVLAHPSVASSRIPDLLFAVYQGMFSAITIALATGAVAERGRMLPCVIFMFLWLTVVYDAVACWTWNPSGWSNKMGGLDFAGGTPVHIASGAAALAYSMMLGKRRGHGTHELNYRPHNVTHIVIGTVFLWVGWFGFNAGSALAANMRAIMAAVVTNLSACVGGITWCVLDYRLERKWSTVGFCSGVVAGLVAITPGSGYVPVWAAVPCGIMGASFANYATKLKFLLRIDDALDIFAVHGIGGLVGNICTAFFATNTITRLDGVSSIKGGWLDHNWIQLPIQLADSFAGGAYSFVLTCAILFILNLIPGLHLRASEESEILGIDDAEIGEFAYDYVELTREVLNDVEGDNMSSYSAEQPIHQGQGRYGVAISSGMPREKIVNMSMPLTNHRMYGQGSADHAQ